Proteins from a single region of Rhea pennata isolate bPtePen1 chromosome 4, bPtePen1.pri, whole genome shotgun sequence:
- the PPP2CB gene encoding serine/threonine-protein phosphatase 2A catalytic subunit beta isoform, translated as MEEKGFAKELDQWIEQLNECRQLSESQVRSLCEKAKEILTKESNVQEVRCPVTVCGDVHGQFHDLMELFRIGGKSPDTNYLFMGDYVDRGYYSVETVTLLVALKVRYPERITILRGNHESRQITQVYGFYDECLRKYGNANVWKYFTDLFDYLPLTALVDGQIFCLHGGLSPSIDTLDHIRALDRLQEVPHEGPMCDLLWSDPDDRGGWGISPRGAGYTFGQDISETFNHANGLTLVSRAHQLVMEGYNWCHDRNVVTIFSAPNYCYRCGNQAAIMELDDTLKYSFLQFDPAPRRGEPHVTRRTPDYFL; from the exons atggagGAGAAGGGCTTCGCCAAGGAGCTGGACCAGTGGATTGAGCAACTGAACGAGTGCCGGCAGCTCAGCGAGAGCCAGGTCCGCAGCCTGTGCGAGAAG GCTAAAGAAATTCTCACAAAGGAATCGAATGTGCAAGAGGTACGTTGCCCTGTCACTGTCTGCGGGGATGTCCACGGTCAATTCCATGATCTTATGGAACTCTTTAGAATTGGTGGCAAATCGCCGGACACAAATTACTTGTTCATGGGAGACTACGTGGATAGAGGCTATTACTCGGTGGAAACAGTAACTCTTCTAGTAGCATTAAAG GTGCGTTACCCAGAACGCATTACAATACTGAGGGGAAATCACGAAAGCAGACAAATTACGCAAGTGTATGGCTTTTATGATGAATGTCTGCGAAAATATGGAAATGCCAATGTCTGGAAGTATTTCACAGATCTCTTTGATTATCTTCCACTTACGGCTCTAGTAGATGGCCAG ATATTCTGTCTCCATGGCGGCCTCTCTCCATCGATAGATACACTGGACCATATCAGGGCTTTGGACCGCCTGCAGGAAGTTCCACATGAG GGCCCTATGTGTGATCTGTTATGGTCGGATCCAGACGATCGTGGCGGCTGGGGTATATCTCCTCGTGGTGCTGGCTACACGTTTGGGCAagatatttctgaaacatttaacCATGCCAATGGTCTTACACTGGTCTCCCGTGCTCACCAACTTGTCATGGAG GGTTATAATTGGTGCCATGATCGAAATGTGGTTACCATTTTCAGTGCGCCCAATTACTGTTACCGCTGTGGGAACCAGGCTGCTATCATGGAACTAGATGACACTCTAAAATATTCCTT cCTTCAGTTTGACCCAGCACCTCGTCGTGGAGAGCCTCATGTTACCCGTCGTACCCCAGACTACTTCCTATAA